A genomic segment from Candidatus Viadribacter manganicus encodes:
- a CDS encoding MlaD family protein: METKANYVLIGASTIIGALLIMLFAMWITTGDLRRGFNQYDVVFDDPVRGLTEGGEVRFNGIKVGEVESLRIDADNTNRVIARIRVSSDVPVKTDTEAQLEPIGLTGVTLIQLSTGSVEAELLRPAFGAPPPRIQGRGSQIDVIVARGEEVALRASEAMAAVRDLLTDENIARVTRSLENLEAITTQLAARDSVVTQSGEAAREIAQLARQMQSDLSDLDDVLGEVNQAASVASGETLPELSLAAEEIRRAAAGISRVANNLEENPSVLTPRSPRPTVELEP, encoded by the coding sequence ATGGAAACGAAAGCCAACTACGTCCTGATCGGCGCCTCGACAATTATCGGCGCTTTGCTGATCATGCTCTTTGCGATGTGGATCACCACCGGTGATCTGCGGCGCGGCTTCAATCAGTATGACGTCGTGTTTGATGATCCGGTACGCGGCCTCACTGAGGGCGGGGAAGTGCGCTTCAACGGCATCAAGGTTGGCGAAGTGGAATCGCTGCGCATCGACGCCGACAACACCAACCGGGTTATCGCGCGCATTCGTGTGTCATCGGACGTGCCGGTAAAGACGGATACAGAAGCGCAGTTGGAGCCGATTGGTCTTACAGGCGTTACCCTGATCCAGCTCTCAACCGGTAGTGTTGAGGCCGAGCTGCTGCGCCCGGCATTCGGCGCGCCGCCGCCACGTATCCAAGGCCGCGGTAGTCAGATCGATGTTATCGTCGCGCGGGGCGAGGAGGTGGCGCTGCGCGCAAGCGAAGCTATGGCGGCTGTGCGTGATTTGCTGACGGACGAGAATATTGCGCGCGTGACCCGATCATTGGAGAATCTCGAGGCGATCACCACGCAATTGGCGGCGCGCGATTCTGTCGTGACCCAGTCGGGCGAAGCCGCGCGTGAAATCGCGCAGCTCGCGCGTCAAATGCAATCCGATCTCTCCGATCTCGATGATGTGCTTGGTGAAGTAAACCAAGCCGCGAGCGTCGCGTCCGGCGAAACGCTGCCCGAATTGTCGCTGGCGGCCGAGGAAATCCGCCGCGCCGCAGCCGGCATCAGCCGTGTTGCAAACAATCTCGAAGAGAACCCATCCGTCCTGACGCCGCGTAGTCCGCGGCCGACCGTGGAGCTTGAGCCATGA
- a CDS encoding ABC-type transport auxiliary lipoprotein family protein: MIRAAALLLAASMLGGCITLLPEPPPAPRTYVLEARDVRQLEGAPVNAVVGVAQPTGERVILGSDIVWRTGDTLAYVDQSQWSSRAADSLQQILAETIISQGRFTSSTRSGEARADYEVRWEVLDFEVHEDDMQAHFRADVRIVAPGRRIVASHMVETTAPVSARSSSVAADALARAAREGSARIGEFAAEAVLAAQASANTESN; encoded by the coding sequence ATGATCCGCGCCGCCGCGCTTCTTCTTGCCGCCTCGATGCTGGGCGGGTGTATCACGCTGCTGCCAGAGCCGCCGCCGGCGCCGCGCACCTACGTGCTCGAAGCGCGCGATGTGCGTCAGCTGGAGGGCGCGCCCGTCAACGCCGTGGTCGGCGTCGCCCAACCCACGGGCGAGCGCGTAATCTTAGGGTCTGACATTGTCTGGCGCACGGGCGATACGCTTGCCTATGTTGATCAGTCACAATGGTCGAGCCGGGCGGCGGACTCGCTGCAACAGATTTTGGCTGAAACGATTATCAGCCAGGGCCGCTTCACGTCGTCGACTCGTTCTGGCGAAGCGCGCGCGGATTACGAGGTCCGCTGGGAGGTTCTGGATTTCGAAGTGCATGAAGACGACATGCAAGCGCATTTCCGCGCCGATGTTCGTATCGTCGCGCCGGGCCGGCGGATTGTGGCTTCGCATATGGTGGAAACTACCGCGCCCGTCAGTGCGCGTTCGTCATCGGTGGCGGCTGATGCGCTTGCGCGCGCCGCCCGTGAAGGCAGCGCGCGCATTGGGGAGTTTGCGGCAGAGGCAGTATTGGCGGCTCAAGCCTCCGCCAACACCGAGAGTAACTGA
- a CDS encoding ABC transporter ATP-binding protein has protein sequence MSEEIAIRVRGLVTRFGTQTVHDGLDLDVRRGEILGVVGPSGTGKSVLLREVVGLDAPTAGEITFPCFEEQEREPRLGVMFQDGALFSTLTILENVEAPLREHTRLSPELRSEIASLKLSMAGLGPDAHHKKPAQISGGMRKRASVARAIALDPELLFLDEPTAGLDPISAEKFDRMTEELARSLGLTVFLVTHDLDTLHAICDRVAVLYKGKVAAIGTIPEITANAEGWVKEYFSGPRGRAAQHGAAGG, from the coding sequence GTGAGCGAAGAGATCGCCATTCGTGTGCGCGGCCTCGTTACGCGCTTTGGCACGCAGACCGTTCATGACGGGTTGGATCTGGATGTGCGCCGTGGTGAAATCCTCGGCGTCGTCGGGCCATCCGGAACCGGAAAATCGGTGTTGCTGCGTGAGGTCGTTGGTCTCGATGCACCGACGGCGGGGGAAATCACATTTCCCTGTTTTGAAGAGCAGGAGCGTGAACCGCGTCTCGGCGTCATGTTTCAGGACGGCGCGTTGTTCTCGACACTCACGATCCTTGAAAATGTCGAAGCGCCGTTGCGTGAGCATACGCGTTTATCGCCGGAACTTCGCTCCGAGATTGCCAGCCTTAAACTGTCCATGGCCGGCCTTGGCCCTGATGCGCATCACAAGAAGCCGGCGCAAATCTCAGGCGGCATGCGAAAGCGCGCTTCCGTCGCGCGCGCGATCGCGCTCGACCCCGAATTGCTGTTCCTGGACGAGCCGACTGCGGGTCTCGATCCGATCAGCGCCGAGAAATTTGATCGCATGACCGAGGAGCTCGCGCGTTCACTCGGTCTCACCGTGTTTCTGGTCACCCACGATTTGGACACGCTTCACGCTATCTGCGATCGCGTCGCCGTGCTCTATAAAGGCAAGGTCGCCGCGATCGGCACCATCCCCGAAATCACCGCCAACGCAGAAGGTTGGGTGAAAGAATATTTTTCAGGTCCGCGAGGGCGTGCCGCTCAGCACGGCGCCGCGGGAGGATAA